CGATACAACGCTTTGTCGAGACGAGCACCGTGGTTTGTGGCCGCGATGACAAGGCTGTTGCTTGTGAGCTTTTCGATGAAGGTCAGGAAACTGTTGAGGAGCCGGCGCATTTCACCGACATCGCCGGTGAAGTCGCGAGTGTAACCGATGCTGTCGAACTCGTCGAAAAGGTAAACGGCCCGTGTTCGGTTGACCGTCTCGAAGATCAGCCGGAGCTTGGAAAGTGAATCGCCCAGATAACGGGTGATTAGGCTGTCGAGGCGAACAACGAAGAGAGGCAGCGAGAGATCACCGGCAAGCGCGGCGGCGGTCATGGTCTTGCCGCAACCGGGAGGGCCGGTGAAAAGTAGGCGTTGACGGGGGCGAAGCCCGTGCTCTTTGAGCCGGGCGAGATTTTCCTGCTCAGAGAGGATGCGCCTGATACGGTTCTTCAAGGTGCCGGGCAGGATGAGATCGTTAACTTTCCACCCGGCATCGACGTTTTCGAGTAATTCGGCGGCTTCACCCTGCGGCTGGGCTACATGAAAGAGGGACGGCGTGGACTTCGGAAGTGCCTTCCGTTGCTTGGCCTGATCGACAAGCTGCTTGATCTCCAAGGCCAGTGCGTCATGACCCCGGCGTGCCTCAGCGGCAGCCACCTGAAGGGCGATGGCGTAGAATCGCTCGTCATCGCCGCTACTGTGGCTTTGGAGGAGTGCTTTGATCTGTGGAGCGGTGGCCATGAAGGCAGTAAACTGGGAAGTTTATATTCTCGGGGAAACCTGTAAGCAGATTGTGACGATGGCGAGCAATTGATGAGAGACAAATTCTTCTACCGCGTTGCGATGCGTTGGAGCGCGGCGTCGATCCCCCGCAACGTGGTCGGCCGATCCTCAAGCGCCAGGTAAACCAGATCGATGTCCACGGACAGACGCGGGAAATCGCGCACGAAGAAGTTGATCGCCGTGCCGCCCTTGAGCGCGAAGCAGGCCTCGGCGTTAACGAAGGGCACGACCTGCACCAGCAGGTCGGCCTGCCTGAAGAACGGGGTGTTTCTCATGGTGCGTCGGAAGGTGTTTCGACCGCCGCCGGGACGGTGATCAGGTATTTGGGATCGAGGCGCCCGCCGGGGATGAGCACGCGCTTGCCGCTGCCGAGCGAAACCTTTGTAAGGTCCAGTTGCTTGAACCACGGGTGCGCCTGTTTTTCGGCCAGGTGGAGAAAGAGCCGCTTCACCTTGATCGACGCACACGCCTCCAAGAGCGACTGGACCAACCCCGGGCGCAGCGTGCCGAGCCCTTCGAAAACGAGGTTGGCGTGTTCGTAGCCGGCATCGTCCAGCGTCAGATGTTGGAGGAATTCGAGCGCGGCCCGCTCCGGCGCAGAGACAGTCACGTTGAGGGCTCCTTCGCGGTGTTCGCGCAGCCCGAGTTCCTGGGGCAGGAAGTTCGTGCTGACGTGGCGGACACGACTGAACCAAGGCAGCCCCTTGAACCAGGCGGGAAGCCGGTCACCGGCGCGGCCGAAAAGATAGACGGGGTGGGCATCTCCCAAGGGTAGAAAATGGGCGAGGCCGGAGAGTTCCAACGCCGTGCGCCCACCGGGATGAAACGACTTCGATTTCTGCTGGAGCCCGAAAA
This window of the Candidatus Didemnitutus sp. genome carries:
- a CDS encoding type IV toxin-antitoxin system AbiEi family antitoxin, whose product is MTRDTGSDRQKLNQRLNAAPAGAVLTSAWLKGQGISSRLADYYASSGWLHRVGDGAFTVQPEPPTWLGAVFGLQQKSKSFHPGGRTALELSGLAHFLPLGDAHPVYLFGRAGDRLPAWFKGLPWFSRVRHVSTNFLPQELGLREHREGALNVTVSAPERAALEFLQHLTLDDAGYEHANLVFEGLGTLRPGLVQSLLEACASIKVKRLFLHLAEKQAHPWFKQLDLTKVSLGSGKRVLIPGGRLDPKYLITVPAAVETPSDAP
- a CDS encoding nucleotidyl transferase AbiEii/AbiGii toxin family protein — its product is MRNTPFFRQADLLVQVVPFVNAEACFALKGGTAINFFVRDFPRLSVDIDLVYLALEDRPTTLRGIDAALQRIATR
- a CDS encoding ATP-binding protein — its product is MATAPQIKALLQSHSSGDDERFYAIALQVAAAEARRGHDALALEIKQLVDQAKQRKALPKSTPSLFHVAQPQGEAAELLENVDAGWKVNDLILPGTLKNRIRRILSEQENLARLKEHGLRPRQRLLFTGPPGCGKTMTAAALAGDLSLPLFVVRLDSLITRYLGDSLSKLRLIFETVNRTRAVYLFDEFDSIGYTRDFTGDVGEMRRLLNSFLTFIEKLTSNSLVIAATNHGARLDKALYRRFDDLIEFGLPDDNHIWETIQTRLHGLPAPKLGRQKILKAAKGLSYAEITRACEEATKEMLLHSRSALTTDLLVTALTERRLFLNH